The genomic window GGTTCGACTGGCCGCCGGGATAGCGCCGAACGGTACAGTCAGTGGTCACCCTGAATGGGCGGCACGAGCAGCTGCGGGTCGACGTACGCCTTGCGCAGATTCATGCGCCAGTCCAGATGCGGCCCGGTCGCGCGACCGGTGGCGCC from Gammaproteobacteria bacterium includes these protein-coding regions:
- a CDS encoding M23 family metallopeptidase, giving the protein GATGRATGPHLDWRMNLRKAYVDPQLLVPPIQGDH